In Maylandia zebra isolate NMK-2024a linkage group LG9, Mzebra_GT3a, whole genome shotgun sequence, the genomic stretch CTGGGTATTACAGGAAACTGGGGGATATAAACAGTGAGTGCAGCTGGTCTGTTGTTGATAGGTATGTTTAGTTTCACTTGTCATTCCTAAAGCCATAAAAGGACTTGTTTTGAACGCGGGTCTTTATTCTCCAAGCTGCCCTGCTCTCCTCCCAGACTCAGAGAAACATGGCTGCCGGCTTGCTGCTTTTGGTTTGTGCAGTTGCTGTGCTGTACTCCACCAAAGCTCAGGATTCTTACAATGGTCTGCCTGAAATCTACAAGAAAGGAGTGGATCTGGCAATAAAACAGCTCAGCACCCTCGATAAGGTCCAAAACCATTATCGCTTTTTGAGAACTGTGGAGAAGTTAGAACAGGAGGTAAGCATCATTTAGATTTGGCTGTCGACTCTTTTGAAAACTCTTGACCAGAATCAGTGTTATCAGTGTTTTTGCTTAACATTCTGTATAAAAACATCAGTATCAGATCTGTAATAGGGTGAGATAGCCTTGCTGATTGCAGCAACAGTCTTCTAAAGCTCTGCTGAAGAACATAAATGTTTCTAGCTAAAACTTAAAAGACAACATTGAATTATgttaataaagagaaaaatactttaaatTCTGCTTTCAGTGCTTTCAGCCGCAGTTCTCTGTGGCTCCGGAGAATTCAGGTTCAAACTTGTTTTCCCATCTCTATTGGATTATGTGAACTTTGAAACTTAAAACATTCACAAGCATTTAGATTTatgtgcagaaaaacaaaacagttacagtctgctcaaaaaattaaaggaacactttgaaaaTGCAACAAATCTGAATGGGGCAAAAATCATGTTGGATTTTTAGACTGATATCAGGGGTATGAGTGGTGTACATGTGGCTGCATGTGTAAGGTAAGATGCAGGGTGCTTTGGGGGCCAAACAGActaaacaaaaccaacaaagaGTGTACAGATGTGAGACTGAGAGAGTAAGAAAGATAACTgaactgcagcagatttcatcCCCGGCTCCCCAgatctgctgatgacttcagcTGAGTATTGTTGCCAAGAAGACAGTGATGTTTGCTACGTATCTACAGACACTCATAATTACGCAGGGGCTCATACAGTAAACATGTATCTGTTTATCTGTTGATGCACGCCAAGGGGCACAGCTGCAGTGGATTTAGTAAGCCTGAAACATACTAAAGCTAAAGTGTTTCCTATTACTGTAGTCTTCTTGCTTGTTTACCACTTTCTCAGACTGTTTTTGCAATTTGGCCCATAATTGTTGCCTTCCTGTACATGACCTCTGCAGTGCTTTGCGTGAGCTGACTACTACAGAAAAATCAGCGATGAAACCTGCTAGGTTTTAGTCCATGTTGCAATTGCACCTCATAAAATTTACCTCTATTTCTTTCAGGATGTATTTCGTGTGAAATACTTGTTCCATCACGTTCACCTGAGACCCACCAAGTGTCCGAAAGGAACAACTGAGACTGACCCTCAGAGATGCCCCTTCAGGAATGATCGAGTGAGCGAAtgctaacattaaaaaaaaaaagtagtttatTGCCTATCAGAACTAAAGCTCTTTATGTTGTCATTGCTCCACAGCCTCTGATGGATTGTGCAATTTGCTTCAAAGCATTTGAAGACCAGATACAAGATGAACCCAATCCATATGTTCACTGTATCCAGAGACCGAGACTCACAGAGGTAATTTTactcatgtgtttaaaaaaattctttttttttcttacattttatactttttgctgcataaaccttttttttttttttttgctgttgatGGCTCAAAAACCTAGATTAGATCTGGATGGTCTGTGGtgtctgtttagttttctgagtGTGAATAATCACCAGACATCTTTTTGTGTTCTATCTTTATTCAGGAGATGAAGCAAGCCAGGCTGCAGCACTACAGAGAGATGATCTACCACACGGGCTCTCCTACACTTTTGTCTCGTACTAGCGGCTAATAAGATCCTAATTGCAGCACAAATATATCCACAAAACTATAAAGGCAATCTTTAATTACCTTAGTTAAGAGGTTGCATGTATACTCATCTGTAGTGTCACTTTTTTAATATTCACTTACTCACTTGTGATAAACACGTGAAAGGAGGCTTCTTTCCTTTTAAACTAAATGTATTCCATGTGttacatgaaataaaaagagtaaaacagCATTGTGTGTGCAATAAGTCACCCCTCTGTTGCATTACCCAACAACAATGCATGACTGTGTTGTTTATATTTGTTGGAAATTCAGATTCTTTACAggccaaattttattttcaaacaagCAACAAGAAAGATAATTGCAGCAAAGGTAATTGCTGCAAATGTGCTTCAGCAGAATATTAAGCAAAGGCTGAGAGTACATAAGGTACATATTAGTACATACATTTGCAAAAATTTACATGCaaacttttttcactttgtcatttttttgtgtggAATTTTGAAGTGGAAAATGTGTTCAATCCATTTTGGAATAACGCTGtaaaatgtggaacaagtgaCGCACTGTGAATGTTTTCTGGATGCACTATACATGGATCAACGTTTGTTAAGTGTTCATAAGGCCTATGTTTGACTCTGAAATCTTCACGAGTTTTCATTTCatggaaataaaatatttaaatgaccATCCCATTTGCTTTCC encodes the following:
- the LOC143420318 gene encoding uncharacterized protein LOC143420318; translation: MAAGLLLLVCAVAVLYSTKAQDSYNGLPEIYKKGVDLAIKQLSTLDKVQNHYRFLRTVEKLEQEDVFRVKYLFHHVHLRPTKCPKGTTETDPQRCPFRNDRPLMDCAICFKAFEDQIQDEPNPYVHCIQRPRLTEEMKQARLQHYREMIYHTGSPTLLSRTSG